A region from the Pararge aegeria chromosome Z, ilParAegt1.1, whole genome shotgun sequence genome encodes:
- the LOC120636278 gene encoding sulfhydryl oxidase 2-like isoform X2, with translation MYWWQLLVITNFSGLFVIAAVIPDNDDIDEQGLYSKSDHVTILTNKNFDKKIYGQRNAFILQFYNSYCGHCRAFAPKFKSLAAELDPWKSIVKLAALDCSIEENNVICRQYEVMAYPSLRYLHENYVKSNANVGDKFRPTDSAEQLKIQLINKMQNEQTMGRLDFAPALNIASYTKLTDALSKNPKDVIYTFLIFENDNSTIGSEIALDMNDYEHVIVKRVYDVSELADTVGVRKFPGLVAVGANMENNVLSPKTLLKQDLLKAINTFLKLKNYSFPLREIVHEESRKSYQNNEFKMLDPNMVYYSDLEKTLKTSLHTEITRHKTLNNEPLQALIEYLNVIILAFPFRKNLKKYIEDLRGNLSSKNQWSGSEVYDLVIRLEATHAPVFAPDLDYVRCKGSKAGYRGYTCGLWTLFHTLTVNAAQKPGTEGPRVLRAIHGYVKHFFGCTECAEHFQAMSLRNRILDVKDNNKAVLWLWISHNEVNLRLTGDVTEDPKHPKIQFPSVTECPECRQDRGAWNLPVVYDYLQRIYGANNIKDFTTESAAGSPSPLSNLHIGMLSFLYMK, from the exons ATGTACTGGTGGCAGTTACTCGTAATTACAAATTTTTCCGGTCTCTTTGTTATAGCGGCAGTTATTCCCGACAATGATGATATTGACGAACAAGGACTATACAGTAAGTCGGATCATGTCACTatattaactaataaaaatttcgACAAAAAAATTTATGGGCAAAGAAATGCTTTTATACTTCAATTTTATAACAGTTATTGCGGTCACTGTAGAGCATTTGcaccaaaatttaaaagcttagCAGCTGAATTGGATCCTTGGAAAAGCATAGTAAAGCTGGCAGCACTTGATTGCTCTATTGAGGAAAATAATGTGATATGCCGGCAATACGAAGTTATGGCTTATCCATCCCTAAGATATTTAcatgaaaattatgtaaaaagcAATGCTAATGTGGGTGACAAATTTCGGCCTACTGACAGTGCTGAGCAGTTAAAAATACAGTTAATAAACAAAATGCAAAATGAACAAACAATGGGCCGTTTAGATTTTGCACCAGCACTTAATATTGCATCATATACAAAATTAACAGATGCTCTAAGCAAAAATCCGAAGGATGTCATTTACACTTTCCTAATATTTGAGAATGATAACTCAACAATTGGTTCAGAGATAGCTCTTGATATGAATGATTATGAGCATGTCATAGTTAAGAGGGTATATGATGTCAGTGAATTGGCTGATACTGTTGGAGTCAGAAAATTTCCTGGTCTAGTTGCAGTGGGAGCAAATATGGAAAACAATGTACTCAGTccaaaaactttattaaagcAAGACTTACTGAaagcaataaatacatttttaaaattaaaaaactattcatTCCCATTAAGAGAAATTGTCCACGAAGAAAGCAGAAAATCATatcaaaacaacgaatttaaaatGCTAGATCCTAACATGGTTTATTATAGTGATTTAGAAAAGACactaaaaactagtttacacacAGAGATTACGAGGCACAAGACTTTAAATAATGAGCCCCTGCAAGCGCTcatagaatatttaaatgtcaTAATCTTGGCTTTTCCATTCAGAAAAAACCTTAAGAAATATATTGAAGACTTACGTGGCAATCTTAGTAGCAAGAACCAATGGAGCGGAAGTGAAGTATATGATTTAGTGATAAGACTAGAAGCAACACATGCCCCTGTGTTTGCTCCAGATCTTGATTACGTGAGGTGTAAAGGTAGTAAAGCAGGTTATCGTGGATATACTTGTGGTCTTTGGACTCTGTTCCACACACTTACAGTTAATGCTGCCCAAAAACCAGGCACTGAAGGCCCAAGAGTTCTGAGAGCTATACATGGCTATGTTAAACATTTCTTTGGTTGTACTGAATGTGCAGAACATTTTCAAGCCATGTCTCTCAGAAATAGAATATTAGatgtaaaagataataataaagcagTACTCTGGCTGTGGATTTCGCACAATGAAGTTAACTTGAGACTTACGGGTGACGTAACTGAAGATCCAAAACATCCCAAAATACAGTTCCCAAGTGTAACAGAGTGTCCTGAATGTAGACAAGATAGGGGAGCTTGGAACTTGCCTGTGGTGTATGACTATTTGCAGAGAATCTATGGTGCCAACAATATTAAAGATTTCACGACAGAGTCAGCAGCGGGGTCACCTAGCCCACTCTCCAACCTGCACATTGGGATGTTAAGCTTcct GTACATGAAATAA
- the LOC120636278 gene encoding sulfhydryl oxidase 2-like isoform X1, whose amino-acid sequence MYWWQLLVITNFSGLFVIAAVIPDNDDIDEQGLYSKSDHVTILTNKNFDKKIYGQRNAFILQFYNSYCGHCRAFAPKFKSLAAELDPWKSIVKLAALDCSIEENNVICRQYEVMAYPSLRYLHENYVKSNANVGDKFRPTDSAEQLKIQLINKMQNEQTMGRLDFAPALNIASYTKLTDALSKNPKDVIYTFLIFENDNSTIGSEIALDMNDYEHVIVKRVYDVSELADTVGVRKFPGLVAVGANMENNVLSPKTLLKQDLLKAINTFLKLKNYSFPLREIVHEESRKSYQNNEFKMLDPNMVYYSDLEKTLKTSLHTEITRHKTLNNEPLQALIEYLNVIILAFPFRKNLKKYIEDLRGNLSSKNQWSGSEVYDLVIRLEATHAPVFAPDLDYVRCKGSKAGYRGYTCGLWTLFHTLTVNAAQKPGTEGPRVLRAIHGYVKHFFGCTECAEHFQAMSLRNRILDVKDNNKAVLWLWISHNEVNLRLTGDVTEDPKHPKIQFPSVTECPECRQDRGAWNLPVVYDYLQRIYGANNIKDFTTESAAGSPSPLSNLHIGMLSFLLIHRLWRDSQL is encoded by the exons ATGTACTGGTGGCAGTTACTCGTAATTACAAATTTTTCCGGTCTCTTTGTTATAGCGGCAGTTATTCCCGACAATGATGATATTGACGAACAAGGACTATACAGTAAGTCGGATCATGTCACTatattaactaataaaaatttcgACAAAAAAATTTATGGGCAAAGAAATGCTTTTATACTTCAATTTTATAACAGTTATTGCGGTCACTGTAGAGCATTTGcaccaaaatttaaaagcttagCAGCTGAATTGGATCCTTGGAAAAGCATAGTAAAGCTGGCAGCACTTGATTGCTCTATTGAGGAAAATAATGTGATATGCCGGCAATACGAAGTTATGGCTTATCCATCCCTAAGATATTTAcatgaaaattatgtaaaaagcAATGCTAATGTGGGTGACAAATTTCGGCCTACTGACAGTGCTGAGCAGTTAAAAATACAGTTAATAAACAAAATGCAAAATGAACAAACAATGGGCCGTTTAGATTTTGCACCAGCACTTAATATTGCATCATATACAAAATTAACAGATGCTCTAAGCAAAAATCCGAAGGATGTCATTTACACTTTCCTAATATTTGAGAATGATAACTCAACAATTGGTTCAGAGATAGCTCTTGATATGAATGATTATGAGCATGTCATAGTTAAGAGGGTATATGATGTCAGTGAATTGGCTGATACTGTTGGAGTCAGAAAATTTCCTGGTCTAGTTGCAGTGGGAGCAAATATGGAAAACAATGTACTCAGTccaaaaactttattaaagcAAGACTTACTGAaagcaataaatacatttttaaaattaaaaaactattcatTCCCATTAAGAGAAATTGTCCACGAAGAAAGCAGAAAATCATatcaaaacaacgaatttaaaatGCTAGATCCTAACATGGTTTATTATAGTGATTTAGAAAAGACactaaaaactagtttacacacAGAGATTACGAGGCACAAGACTTTAAATAATGAGCCCCTGCAAGCGCTcatagaatatttaaatgtcaTAATCTTGGCTTTTCCATTCAGAAAAAACCTTAAGAAATATATTGAAGACTTACGTGGCAATCTTAGTAGCAAGAACCAATGGAGCGGAAGTGAAGTATATGATTTAGTGATAAGACTAGAAGCAACACATGCCCCTGTGTTTGCTCCAGATCTTGATTACGTGAGGTGTAAAGGTAGTAAAGCAGGTTATCGTGGATATACTTGTGGTCTTTGGACTCTGTTCCACACACTTACAGTTAATGCTGCCCAAAAACCAGGCACTGAAGGCCCAAGAGTTCTGAGAGCTATACATGGCTATGTTAAACATTTCTTTGGTTGTACTGAATGTGCAGAACATTTTCAAGCCATGTCTCTCAGAAATAGAATATTAGatgtaaaagataataataaagcagTACTCTGGCTGTGGATTTCGCACAATGAAGTTAACTTGAGACTTACGGGTGACGTAACTGAAGATCCAAAACATCCCAAAATACAGTTCCCAAGTGTAACAGAGTGTCCTGAATGTAGACAAGATAGGGGAGCTTGGAACTTGCCTGTGGTGTATGACTATTTGCAGAGAATCTATGGTGCCAACAATATTAAAGATTTCACGACAGAGTCAGCAGCGGGGTCACCTAGCCCACTCTCCAACCTGCACATTGGGATGTTAAGCTTcct TCTGATTCACCGCCTCTGGAGAGATAGTCAACTTTAG